CACTGGGGAAACTGCTGCTCACTAAAGAGTGAACTTGTAATTAACTTGTCAGTTTACTTGTAATTAACTGTCAAGCTGAGCTGTTAACAAGGATTGCAGTACAGCTTATTCACAAGCATCCCAAAAATACCAAGATTATTTGAATACTGCCATATTGAGCTGCGCACCCACAGTAAGGACAGCACAGAACCCTGTGTATTCATTGCAATTTGCAGCAGGAGCCGGATGAAGGACAGCAGGCTTCAAAAAACACCTGAGCCCCAACAGCTGACACTGAGTGGATGCTGCACACACACCAACTTTGTCTCTTTGAAATCATTTGAAGCTTCTCCTCAAGTCACTTTAGTCTCTCTGTTGCTAAAGCTCAGTGAGGCAGCTCCATCCTGGTGGCTAACGATGCCATGCAGTGGTGTTGTGCGTGACCCATGCAAGAGGGCAGTGAGCAGCTCTGGTACTTACGGATACATGGCCATGGTTGTCAGCTTAACAAAGATATCCTTGCTTGGCACATCCACTGTGTTGCAAGTAAAGGCTTGAGGTGGAGGCATTTTGTGTTTTTTGCAGAATTCAGCAGGAGAAATACTATATTCCTGTCTGACCTCATGCAAGTCAGACTTTGCAGCTACCACTAAGCATGGTATTCTGCTGTCCATGAAGTGCTGCTGCaaatggaaaggagaaaaaaaagtataggaaatatttacagattgcatcaggttggaagggaccctcaaaagtcatctagtccaagccccctgcagtgagaagggacacCTGCAAGTagatcaggctacccagggctacatcaagtctgatcttgaatgtctccaggaacagggcctctaccatatccctgggcaacctgttccagtatttcaccactctcattgtgcagaacttcctcctgatctccaacctaaatcaatcctgcttcagtttcaaaccactgccccatATATTCTCtctctacaagcccttctaaacagtccttctccagacttcctgtaggtccccttcagatactgagatGCAGTTAAAagatctctccagagccttctgttctccaggctgaattcAGCGATTCAGCCTGGAACAGCCTGAGCTGAACTGCTTGcagcagcaagaaaataaattcattgTACTAATGTGAGGCATTTGTAGAAGCAGAATATTTTAGATAGACAAATAGATGTACGAGTAACACAACTGCATTTTTAATATATCAGGCACATACAAGCAGCACTTGTAAAGAATGTCTTTTAAAGACTGAGTATAGGACCAGTAAGTGACACTGAGTGTTTAGCCAGTGAAAGGATCTATAAATGTAAAGGTTTGCTTATATAAACTACACAAACCTTAAAAATCCTGGCACAGTACTCAAAGGACTTAGGGTTACTGACATCATATACCAGGCAGACAGCATCACATATGGTCTCAGCATCAGTTAAAAATTCAGAATCGCTGACATCATGTagctagcaaaaaaaaaaaaaaaagatggtcagagagggaggaaagcttTGCCATTATGCAGTTAAAAGGAAAtgtgtacctttttttttccctatatttTGGCTCATTTTTATGTATCAGTAGAATTAATGGAATAGCAGTAGGCAGAATTAATGAAATAAATAGTAGGAATTTACCACACAGCAAACATAAGTGAGCTGTTAACATCACATCTGCAGGCAATCACAACCTCAGCACAAAAAGTGACATGAACACAAAGCCTTTAGATTCCCATAGAAACTGGTGTGCATCCTACAGAGGAAAACCACAGAGCTGAGGAGTAGAtcttggaaaacaaagaaagatgTCATATTACCAAGAAGGAAAACCACAGTGGAATGAACTTTAAAGAAGGGCATTTCACCCACTGCAGATTAACTTCAGCCCACCCTACATGACAGATTCTTTATTACTGATGACTTCTCATATGTCATAACTTGAAGCCCTGCAGGGTAAACACAGTGGTCTGGGTTCTGTACAATTTAGGTCACGCCTTCAAAAATAACAAGTCCTGAACAAGTTCAGTTTAAATGATTAGCAATATGTAAAACCAGAAGAtatttgagctggaaaaggatCGAAGGGAATCCATGTTTATGAAGATACAATTAAACCAGGAATTTGTTTGCATAAGGCTCTGGATAATTCACTGAATTTTAAGAGTAACCAGTCACATGCAAACAATAATAAGGCAGCCTTACCAGCAAGTATTTTTCTTGTCCATACACATAGACTGTATTAATGGCATAGTAAGATTTGTGTTCTGCACGGATTTGCCTCTGCCTCTGAAAATGCAGAATTCCATGTTAGACCACAGCAACTTCCTCATTTAAGTTAGTTTTGAGCAGCTCCATTTATTAATGAACAAAATATGCAATAATCTGTGGTTTACTCTGCAAGTAAATGTAAAGCTCTGATCTATGATGTAGTCATTGGACTCTATGTAGACCTTTGCCTATTTGCTAACTAAATTGCCCTCTCTCCAATAATTCTCTATCCCCTCACAGAACTCTGCAAACTCAGTAATAATCTGCCAGGCTCTACgatcattttgttttgctttttaacctTAACTCACAGGTGAATATAAGCAAAAGGTTTCTTACCATTAGGTTTCTtccaagaagagcctgaagaACTCCACTTTTCCCACAGCCTTTCATTCCAACAACATTGCATCGGAAAACATTCCTCTGTGTCTGTTTTTTTTGGAGGTCTATCTTTTTGTCTCTTGTTactttggaaaacaaacacaaatgttTTTCACAAGATGCAGATGCATGTAGGTGAAAACATGAAATAGTTTTCCACTTACACTAAAATACACAcaaaccaataaaaaaaaattcaaaggcCTGACTTGAGCAGAAATTAAGACTAAGTGAAACAAGACAGATCATTTGTTGAAACCATTTACTCTTAGGAATTTAAAATTAGAAATCTGCTGAAGTGGTATCAAATCCAACTTTTTTGTTACCTGTAATTGCTGATGCTTGAGATTCTTGTTCTGCAAGTATTGAGTATCCCAAATAACCCAGGTACTCCAGGCAGCGCTGTACATCTAAGTACGTGGTTAGTCTAGCAGAGTGGACAAAAAGAAGTTTCTAAATTGTTAGCATCTTTACAGTACTGAAACAGGCTTTTTCCTCCTCACTCCAGACTGACACGATAGAAGGATTCCTGGCACTGTGTAGTACTGAAGGACAAAACACCCTGAAAGAGGATGGTGGCaatttttccagtctttctaGCCAGCACAACgccatggcagcagcactgcctgaggcCTAGCAACCTACACACgtttttttcctcatcaaacaatgttttcctcattttctgtattttcaataGGGAAAGATCTGATTGTAGATTATCACTGCTCATAGCATCTCTACAGAGTAGAACAACCGATATTTTGACAAGTTTCAGGGAGATTCCCACGGTCTGAAGAGACACTTCATTGTTAGCACTAAATACTGGTCAAATGCTGAACAGGTTGTAACAGCTGTCTGAGGATGCCTATAAAAAGGTGGCTGCTTGGGTCAATGTTTGACTATTTAAAATCTAGTAGAAAGAGTGGAAGTTTAAGAAGAATTTACTAAGACATTATCATACTCAGAGTTCTCAGCTGCTAAAATGGAACCCATCACACTTACGTCCACTGAGAGAGAAAGCCTTGGTAGGTAATCCAGCCCCTCTCATTTGTACAAACAGTGTTGTTAACATCAGGTCCCCAGGGCATGTAAGGGAAGACTTTGAACAAATCTTTCAATTCGTCAGGAGACAAAGCACAGTCTCTGTCCTGAAAACAAGCAGAGGATACCAGGCATACATCACTTAACTCATGTCTATTTTAAACCGATGCCTTCTTCCAGTATACCTAGACtagaacaatcctcattatcaatacaggctgggggatgagatgatagaaagcagaaaaggacttgggggtgctggtgggtgagaagcaggacatgagccaacaatgggcacttgtagcccagaagacaaatggcagcctaggctgcatcaaaatcagtgtggccagcaggttgagagaggtgattctactctgctctcgtgagacctgacctggagtattgtgtccagctctgggatgctcaaaacaggaaggacatggacctgatggagcaggtccagaggaggaacacctctgctacaaggacaggctgagggagctgggggtgtttagcatggagaagagaaggctccagggagacctaatagcagcctaccagtacctgaagaagtctgcagagggactgtttgcaaaggcctgcagtgacaggatggggcaatggtttgaaattagagaagtttggattggatgttaggaacaagttctgcaccacgagggtggtagaacactgcaacaggttgcccagggaggtacttgaggcctcacccctggagatattcaaggtcaggcttgacaaggctcagggcaacctgatctagtgggggatgtccctgctcactgctgggggttggactggattacctttggaggtccttccaatgcaaaccattctatgattctaagattcaaGAAACTGTCTCTAAGAAACTCAGCTGCTTTCTTTCTAATCACTGTTCTTTCCATATTTCTAAATAAGAGTAAATATATCAGCTAGTGAAAAAAGACTTTGGTAGCACAACTccacctgccagctctcctAGACAAATAAAAACAGCAGGCTGGTTCTGACTGCATAACTTAAGCCAGAGATGGATTCTGAATAAGAGAATGACAGAAATCACACTTCTTGCAAAGAAAATTCATAGCAAAGTATGGCTCTTAAGTCTAAGGGCAGAAAACAGACTCGAATGCAAAGCTTACCAAATCGTGTTTATCAAAAATACTTTGAAGAAACAAGTATGCATGGTGATTTAATTCTGTGGTACAGTCTGGGGGAATTTTTAACCTGTTtgttgaaaacaaaaacaaatacaagACATGTTCAGCATGTTTATAAAATACTAAAACTCAAAATACAGACTTTTGGAATTGACAACTTTTGGTATCTGACCTTTGCATTTAGCTTTAATCATTTATCTTTAGAGAGATCAAAGCACATATTTATTATTAGGGTATATTTACTGTATTATCATGGAATCTAatcaggtttttgtttggtttggttgtttggtttctgtgttttggtttttattagTAGAAAATGATGTAGCTACATTTTGAAAAGAAGCTGCAGAGTTGGTCAATCTCTTCACTTTTTAATTGGGGGATTTGCAAAGGATCTCAAGTGCTACGAAATAACTGGCAAATTAGAGACTACTTTTTAAATTTGTTGCCACGCAGAATTAGCAACTGCTCAGATTCACTGTACTGGGAGTCTCTTCTGCCATCTCTCTTACACAGACAGCAGTGCATGGTTTGGTACAACAGACAATTCTTCCTGATTTTCAGTCACATGAAGATTTTGGCTGCTTGGTCACAAACTAAGGGAGACATCTGATGTAACAATGTGTTAAATAAACACATTACAACAACCTTTTCCTCCTGGCAAAGCAGAAGGCAACACAAAATAAATGCATGTAAGTTAAGGACAGCTCAAGTAAGTGACACATACGGGGGAAATAAGTACTCTGGTGTAAGCTCTAAGTCATCATCGTAGCCAAACCGACGCAGAACAGTCCAGGTTGTTTCGTGCCTTCCCCGCTGGATGAAAAGTGTgtgtagaaaaagaaaacctagaAATCAAATGATGAAATCTCAAGGGCTTGAAGTGCTTTATCTGCCACAAGTATTTTTAATAACATCAGAATCGGACTGAAAACAACAAAGTTTTCAATACACATTCAGATTTTAAACCTCCGGGCTGAACACCAAAGCATTATCTACACATACTGAAGGTCCAGAAATCATCTTATTTGCAGAAGCCCCCTTCAAAGAGCCACCCACTTGCTTTTCTATTGTTGTCTTCTTCTTTCAGCACTAACATTTTAGAAGAACTTAGCTGtatggaaagaaaagacagCAACATTTTCAACAATTTAAACCAGCAAGCCTTCACAAGAAGCCTGCAGAGTGGTCTCCTGGAATACTGCCTTTGGCTTTCCCATACCAAAATAACTGGGTAAGATTTTTGTTTACCACTTTGCAGGGTTTAATGAACATTGAGGCTTCACTGATTAGCAAGGCTACACCTCACCATTCCCACTCTATAATTCCTCACCAGTCCAATTACACATGTAAACTGCACAAGCAGAGCAGATACAATTGACACTCAGAAAGagaatgtttttttctccttttactttTGCCATCTGCTCTGAGCAAATCTGTACAACTTGCTGTTAAAATGTGACAGACACCGCACCTTGCTGGCAAGGGCTGCAGACAGTGAGCATAGAGACAAGATGCATATTATCTAGGAGACAAGGTCTTAGGAAGCAGTGGACTTTTTTGGATTCTAACCTCTGTAAAAAGAAGTAAGAAAGACCTTATTTTATTCACCTTATTCCCCACTTTGATCATCCTTTGATATCATAGGGCACCCAGCTATTGTAGTCtaaaagaattaaaacagaGATCACCTTCCCAAAGACAAGCTCTTTCATGTAAGAATGACTATCAACCACAGAGACACATCTCTTAAGAGTTAAATAAGGCTTACCTTTTAATGTTAATCCATTATCTGCAACTCCATCACTCACATTTTTCCTGACTACATTCTTTACATCTTCCAAAGCTTGAGGTGCCAGTGGTGTATTAAAACAAATTCtctaacaaaacccaaaaagagcATGTTAGGACCAGTGGCTGCTAAGCTGGACAAGCAGCTGTCCTGTGTGGAGCGGAGCCTTGAATGTTCTGATAAGCCAGCAAAGCACAATCCAATTTCTTGGTAGAAATTAAGGCATACAAacgttattttatttttaaatacaagcATTGGGTCTTGTccattttcttaatttattttgctCTTGAACAATGattagaaataaaatcaaaaccatTTCCATTATCACAGCTCCAGTCTTTCATGCTGCACTTGAGACTTTTAACACTTAGCCCTGGTTGCCTTAGCATTCAGCTTACTGCTGTTCCTTCAGAAACAGTCACTTCTTTTTCTAAAACTACACAGTTCTGGTGAAAAGATAAGCAGAAGAGTTACCTGAAAGAAGTTGAGCTCTGCATCATTGAGAGTGCCATCGTTATCCTGATCAGAAATCCTAAAGATGCGAGTGAGTGCTTTAATACAGGCAGGCTTCATCTAAGgaacaaaacaaagttcagtatCTTTCTAGGCTTGAACATCAAAAGATTACACTGAATGACATCAGGCAGCTAAACCACATCGAAACAAATGCTAGGCTTCATTTTACAGTTTTAAAACAGAGATATTCATACAGACATACACAAATctaaaaagcaggaggaaactAAATCCTGATTAGCAAATTTACATCCATAACTTTAAAGCAACTATTCCATGTTAAATATCTTTCTATAATCATTAGAAGAGCCGCAAGTTCTTCACAGGCTGAAAGTTGCACTATTTAATTACTAAAACCCCCAAGAAAATAGTTCTCCAAAGTCAGGCTTCTTGCTACAGAAAGCTCTAAAACACTACTGaacgatttttttttctccccctaaACTTTTTCTGgtgaaggggaaaaagcagCCTTGCAAAGCTAAGTGGCTCTAGAACTACAGACACCTCCTTCTAAAGAAGCACACTGTCACTATTCACCACTTCAACTATGGCTTCAGAAGGCTTCAAATACCAAACACTGAAAATCTTCACAGGGCTCATTCATCTACCAGCCAAAGCATTGATCATATGGACTATCTCTAGGACAAAATAATTGCTAGGATACCTTCCAAGTGAAGGAAAAGAGACACTGGCAATTCTCTCCCAACAACTACAGTGATGATGGACTCTTCTCTTCATAGAGGTCACACAGATTGCACAGAGATTGGTTTTGGAAAACCAAAAAGATTTCAGTACAATATGAGTTAGTAACACTGAGATAAAATTAAAGATGTTTCTGATGAAAGAAATCAAAACAGAGTTATTCTCTGGTTCTCTATTTCAAGTATTCATGACTGAAGCAACTTTGCTACTGCCAAACACTATGTGGAAGTTATGTTTAGAGATTTTATTTGCCCATGATATTagagtttggtttttaaaaaaaaaaaaacaaacaaaaagcatacTCCTTCATAATACACTCAGCCAACTACCTGTGATTCTTAAACACCAGCCACTTATTTTGACTCCTATCCCTTTTGCTAAAGTCTCATAAGATGCTCAGAAAAGCTCTTTCCCTTAAGTCAGGTCAAGTCTGGAGTATTCTCCCCAAAATAAATGGAATTGCTGTGAAATGTGGATAGAGAGAACCAAAACGAACACCAGTTAGATCACATTACATTTGGAATAAAGCCATCATCAAAGCTTCTAATTTTACTTAGCAGTTCACATGGGCAACAAAAAAAACTGTCTTCAGGAAAGATCAGATGAATGCAACACCAAACAATCACCATGGCTCTGGAATGTGATGCTTGACATGTGAAGAGGGAATGGTGGGAACagaacacacagagaaatgccaaaggaaagaacaggaaaattaTTAACTTCCCTCCCCCTACATTATTTGTTCTTAGAATCTATGTATAAATACCTCTTTCTCCTCTGGGCAATAAAGAGGACCTGTAGGATGTAGAACAGCTTTCTGTGCATAATAAAATAGCTCAGATATATTCTTCAAGTTTTTGGCTGAACACTGCAAGAGAAATCCTTATGTTGATTAGGTTGTTCCTTGACTGTTTGGTGGTTTCTTCTGAAAGTTAAATAAGCATCAAACTTGTAAAGATCCAACCCTCTCTGGTGGGTACAGTGCTATTTGGAAAACATCTAGCCCTGCATTTCTTCAGTAATTAATAAAGGAGGTTTCACTGCAATTTGATGTCGTACCGAGAACAAAGATATCAAAGTTGTATCTAGTTTCAAAAGAGAGGCCTATCACCCACATTAATGCAATTTTAATACTTTGCAGACACCTGTCTGGCTTaatattaaatttaaaatatattttaaaggcAAGGGTATCAGGAAGGTCTAAATATTAGAAGAATTTGACAGTAACATTTAATTGCTATATAATTTAAGTTCTATATAAtctttaaagaacaaaaaaaaaaaaaaaaaaaacaaaccaccacaggaACTCACCATGATGCTGACTTACatttgaatattttattttcaacacTAGAAGAATCTCCAAACACCAACTTTTCTATTAAAAAGCTACCATACATGCTTGGCAAGGAGGTGTTTTTGTTACTCATTCTAACTTCAGAAAGTCTTGCATACCTCTACACAGGTTTCTATCTCTGTGTATTGGTTCATTATGGGAAGGATAGTTTCCATACTGCTATattccactagatcagacttGTTTCCAACTAAAATAAGAGGcaatctgaaaacaaagaaagaaggatAAAATATCTAATTTTAATTTAGAACCCTACCTCCCACAAGAAGCCATTATTTTATTGTCATGATGTAACTAAGTATCACTGGCAGCCAACAAGCTAAACAACAGCAGTTTTCAGTCACTTCTTGTGATACCAAGACACAAATGTACTGCTTGATGACACCACAAAAAGCAGACAGCTAAACATGCAAGGAACTGATCATATTATGATTATGCAAAACCACCATCAGCAGAAAACCTACACAGACCAGGTAACCAAAACCAGTTGTACCAACAGACCTGGTAGAAGCTGCCCACAAAATTCCAAATAAATGGCATTGCTGGCACATCTACCAGACCTACATACTTTAAATCTCTTGTTGCTTGGGTTTCTTATATAAACTTTAAGTTTAGAATTTGATTCTCTTAACTAACATCCTCAACACTGTCCACTGCCACCCATTGACGCTCAGCCTAATTCACATGTCCCAGTTGTACTTATGCACCTGCTATCTTTGTCTGTCCTTTCATTGATGAGAGGAATCCAGCGACTTGTTACCTACAGCAGGgtgaaaaacaaacatgaaagaGACATTGTCAGATTAAAGAGAACTGAACCATGCACAACTTTGACTACAACTGCTACTGCTTCTCTCCCAAAAGAGGAGATGCTGAAgacagtggaacatcttcctgtgaggacaggctgagggagctggggctctggagcttggagcagaggagcctgatgggtgacctcattcatgtttataaagatgtgcagggcaatgttgggaagatggagccaggctctgctcagggatgtgcaaggacaggacaaggggcattgggcgcaagctggagcagaggaggtgcaacaggaacagaagggaaaactgtgaggatgacagagccctgaagcaggctacccagagaggttgtggagtctccttctctggagacattccaaagcagcctggatgtgttcctgtgtgacctgctctaggtgatcctcctctggcagggggtcagacttgatgatcttttgaggtcccttcaactcctaacattctgtgtgataTTTACCCACAAAAgaggaaacaaataaaaactggAGTTGATTAAAGAGCAGCTTTGTCAGATGACTGAAATGACTGAAAACTGAGCAATAATACATCTGTGCAGTCTCTTAACTCGGTCTCAAACACCACCTTCTGCATTTTAATTATCCCATGCAGTTTCCAGCTTGCCAACACAGTGCACAAGCAATTTCTCAAGCAATGACTGGGTAAAACGTGTTACCATACCTTATCAATAGAATTCTTGTTGTTAACAGCATATACTATACAAATCACATTTGcctaaaaaggaaaagaaacaaaaagcttgAAATTCCAGTTCAGGGGCCCTAGAGCGAAAGAGACAATTAAGAACCACATAATAACAGTGTAAGAACATTCCACCATTAGTCAAAAGCTCTGCCCCTGACTTGTTTACGCTATTTGTAGCCTAAGCAACAGCTTAAATCAAATAATTTAGATGTTGAGAAGTGCCAAAAAGCTTGTCTTGCAGTGTGACATTCACAGCTTATGCCTGCAGAGACACCTATGCTACCAAAAAAGCTCAACTGAAGAATCGTAACTTGCAGCCTCCACTCAAGCACCGAACTAAATGCCAGAAATGGAACACAACACCATGACAGACTGTAGAGAACATGTGCAAAGGTGCTcagaaagaactgaaaatagGAAACAGAAGGAATGACAAAATTACCAAGAACCCTGTGACATTCAAAAATGCTATTGTACAAGATGACAGAAAGAAGAGGAATGGATCTTTCCAAGGTAGGATTATTTCTTTACAAAGCTGTCAGACCTTTGGCCTACTGACTAAAAGATACTTAGATTCTGTCCTTTCAGACAGGACAAAGCTTAAGCTGAACTCACCAACAAAGTGGCAgtacctgttttttttttttttaaatagaggaAGGTTTACTGTAGCACAGGACACAAAATAGAACAAAATGAAAtgccagggaagaaaaaggagagggattTTTGTCTTCAGTTCAAACTGCAACCCAATGAACTTAAAAGCAAAGATTTCTTCAAAAGCAGAAAGTATATTCTAGTAAACATTAAAGCACACTTACCTGTGATATTTCATGGTAAAGCTGCTCATCACTTTGCTCTGCCTCTGCATTCAACAGAACAAACTATCCATTAATACTGAGAAGCACTTTTGtgaacaaaactgaaaagcttCAGAAACTGCACTGTTTCACAACACTCAGAAGCCAGCCTTGTAAAAGCTCTTGCTgtttaaatgtctttttatgTGATGCACTAAAGAGTGTTTCTGCTGTAACAATAAATTAAACTGATCCCTTAACTCCCAACACCCAAACAGACTGTTACACACACATTGTAGAGCAGCTATTTTAATGAGAAATAATTACATTTGTAGATAGGTTCTTTCTGGAATGAATTATTGTTTGCATCTCCTACATTTATCAACAGCCTCTTCCTGGGATAATAACTAGCAACACTGTTCCATAATGTAAACTTCTACAACAGAATATGGCATGTGTTAATTTTACTGCagtgtctttttcttcttaccAAGCTTCTGTAAACCTAATTCATGAACTATGTTATtcaatagaaagaaaaacaccacaTAAATTTAAGCTCAAGTCCAATaacaaataaaccaacaaaccccacacaaagAAAGACAACTGCATTACTTCTTTGTTCTAAATAGGTAAATACCCCTAAGATATTTCATCAGTGGTGGAGGGAGAGTGAAAACAGCAAGGTTATTTGCTAACATGGCCTAATTCTTTATTATAATAATGGGAGAAGGATTTTTCTGGCTGTGCAAcagctatatatatatttatgacaGCATATGACCTTTGATACCAAGCTTATCTATCCATTCAGTAAGGTCAAGATTACAACAGatcaaaaaagaaattacaaaatatGAAAGCTGTCACAAAAGGATAAGGTGTCCAGACTTAAAAATGTAGAAAGACACAGAATAGAAAGTAAAGTGCCCTGCATCTTAgcaaattcttcactgaaagaaaagtACTTTTGAATTCCATGAAAGTACACAGCTTTGAACTGCAGATCTGCCTCCCAAAGAACAATGACTTGACTGGAATATTGCCACCACTGTCTTTCATGGAAGTACCAACAGCAGTTAATTACCTTTGAATTAGTCAGCATCATCTGATGTAATTTTATTCCATGAGTTTCTGCTTTAATTCCTTTCCTATCTGTAGCTTTGGTCCCACACCAGTGCAACTGTTGAAGAGGCTCTTGAGCAAGATAATTCCACTGCACACCAGTTCAACAGCATCAGCGCTTTGCAGCCCTTACCTGAATAATCCACTATGTGTGTTGGCACTCTTTCAGGGGTGACATCAGCTGGAATGGTGATTTCTTCAGCTCGTGGTGGGACCTCAGGTTGGAAATAAACAGCAGTAAAACATGATGCTAATAAAATGTATGTTCTGCAAGTGCAAAgttgctgttcctgctggccattTTATTTCCAGAGAACACAAATCCATATCCAGGAAAAATCAGCTTAAACTAATGTTAATGAAAACTTCCTGCACAGCTCTCTATTTATTGCCTTTTACCTGCTGACATTAAACTTTCAtgatatttgttttcttttattaccaaaaggaaaagagccAATCACCAGAAGAGTCACTTTTT
The Indicator indicator isolate 239-I01 chromosome 29, UM_Iind_1.1, whole genome shotgun sequence genome window above contains:
- the RHOT1 gene encoding mitochondrial Rho GTPase 1 isoform X5, with the translated sequence MKKDVRILLVGEREVGKTSLIMSLVSEEFPEEVPPRAEEITIPADVTPERVPTHIVDYSGKEQSDEQLYHEISQANVICIVYAVNNKNSIDKVTSRWIPLINERTDKDSRLPLILVGNKSDLVEYSSMETILPIMNQYTEIETCVECSAKNLKNISELFYYAQKAVLHPTGPLYCPEEKEMKPACIKALTRIFRISDQDNDGTLNDAELNFFQRICFNTPLAPQALEDVKNVVRKNVSDGVADNGLTLKGFLFLHTLFIQRGRHETTWTVLRRFGYDDDLELTPEYLFPPLKIPPDCTTELNHHAYLFLQSIFDKHDLDRDCALSPDELKDLFKVFPYMPWGPDVNNTVCTNERGWITYQGFLSQWTLTTYLDVQRCLEYLGYLGYSILAEQESQASAITVTRDKKIDLQKKQTQRNVFRCNVVGMKGCGKSGVLQALLGRNLMRQRQIRAEHKSYYAINTVYVYGQEKYLLLHDVSDSEFLTDAETICDAVCLVYDVSNPKSFEYCARIFKQHFMDSRIPCLVVAAKSDLHEVRQEYSISPAEFCKKHKMPPPQAFTCNTVDVPSKDIFVKLTTMAMYPHVTQADLKSSTFWLRASFGATVFAVLGFAMYKALLKQR
- the RHOT1 gene encoding mitochondrial Rho GTPase 1 isoform X2; translated protein: MKKDVRILLVGEPRVGKTSLIMSLVSEEFPEEVPPRAEEITIPADVTPERVPTHIVDYSEAEQSDEQLYHEISQANVICIVYAVNNKNSIDKVTSRWIPLINERTDKDSRLPLILVGNKSDLVEYSSMETILPIMNQYTEIETCVECSAKNLKNISELFYYAQKAVLHPTGPLYCPEEKEMKPACIKALTRIFRISDQDNDGTLNDAELNFFQRICFNTPLAPQALEDVKNVVRKNVSDGVADNGLTLKGFLFLHTLFIQRGRHETTWTVLRRFGYDDDLELTPEYLFPPLKIPPDCTTELNHHAYLFLQSIFDKHDLDRDCALSPDELKDLFKVFPYMPWGPDVNNTVCTNERGWITYQGFLSQWTLTTYLDVQRCLEYLGYLGYSILAEQESQASAITVTRDKKIDLQKKQTQRNVFRCNVVGMKGCGKSGVLQALLGRNLMRQRQIRAEHKSYYAINTVYVYGQEKYLLLHDVSDSEFLTDAETICDAVCLVYDVSNPKSFEYCARIFKQHFMDSRIPCLVVAAKSDLHEVRQEYSISPAEFCKKHKMPPPQAFTCNTVDVPSKDIFVKLTTMAMYPHARLRCMCACNRCTFCICQNFLNSDLLQSVKNKLFTAVLNRHVTQADLKSSTFWLRASFGATVFAVLGFAMYKALLKQR
- the RHOT1 gene encoding mitochondrial Rho GTPase 1 isoform X3, producing MKKDVRILLVGEPRVGKTSLIMSLVSEEFPEEVPPRAEEITIPADVTPERVPTHIVDYSEAEQSDEQLYHEISQANVICIVYAVNNKNSIDKVTSRWIPLINERTDKDSRLPLILVGNKSDLVEYSSMETILPIMNQYTEIETCVECSAKNLKNISELFYYAQKAVLHPTGPLYCPEEKEMKPACIKALTRIFRISDQDNDGTLNDAELNFFQRICFNTPLAPQALEDVKNVVRKNVSDGVADNGLTLKGFLFLHTLFIQRGRHETTWTVLRRFGYDDDLELTPEYLFPPLKIPPDCTTELNHHAYLFLQSIFDKHDLDRDCALSPDELKDLFKVFPYMPWGPDVNNTVCTNERGWITYQGFLSQWTLTTYLDVQRCLEYLGYLGYSILAEQESQASAITVTRDKKIDLQKKQTQRNVFRCNVVGMKGCGKSGVLQALLGRNLMRQRQIRAEHKSYYAINTVYVYGQEKYLLLHDVSDSEFLTDAETICDAVCLVYDVSNPKSFEYCARIFKQHFMDSRIPCLVVAAKSDLHEVRQEYSISPAEFCKKHKMPPPQAFTCNTVDVPSKDIFVKLTTMAMYPHVTQADLKSSTFWLRASFGATVFAVLGFAMYKALLKQR